The sequence GCCTTAGACAAGATAATTATCCACAACATAAACAGTCAATCAACATAAATTCGAACAATTAGTTTCCTAGCAAAGCTGGGCTCAAGACTGTGACCGATATGCTTGCAAATGCTCGGGGTTGAAAGTCAGTCTCGTCCACCTGCACGCTCCCATTGCAAAAAGAGAGCATCACTTCCTTATCTATGGGTGAGATCGGAAGCTACATGCCGACAGTTCTGAAATTCAGAACCTTTTTCAAAAGTACCGTTCAAGTTATTCCAAACGACACAAAAAAAGGAGTGCTGGAATGCTGAAAAAGTTGATCGCACCAGTGCTACTACCACCGAGCCATGAAAAGGCACAGGTTGTACCCTGAGTTAACATAAACGTCATTGGCTCTCTGTCATTGGACAAGACAGTGAAATGGAGACATTTCCCACCTTGGAATTTGAAGTCAGGAAACTTGGTGAGGTCTCCGCCACCAAATAGCCTTTCGAGTTTGGAAACCTCTTCGGACATGTTCTTCTGATAAGCGGGACCTGCATCCACGATGCCACCAGAAGCCCTGGGGCAGTCACGGCATCAAATGATGAAAAGAGACGAACAGAAAGTGATGAGGGGaatgtcttttttctttttttttactagataCAATATTTGAGAGCGGCTGTGACTAAAATCGGTAACTTATAGCTTCCATCTACGTTTATGTTCAAGCTGTTACTGCCATATCCAtgtagttttgttttaaataggaTACAAATTGTGTCAATGCCTCTTCCAAATGTGAAATTGAGCACTTGAGCCTGCAGCGTAAATTCAATCGAAAAGCATCATGTTTTTCACTTATCAATGACTAACTTGCTCTTGGTGTTGTAGTCGCGGATCTTGTCCAGGAACAGTTTCTGCACGGGGTCCAGCTCTTTGGCCCGGTTCAGGACGACAGCGGAGAGACCAATGTTCCTGCGCAGGGTCAGACTGACCGCCGAACGCAGCATGTAGGACAGCTGGAGGAAGCGATGGAGCGCCATCTAAAGGCGGACACATAAAGCCGAAAACCTCAGCTAGTGACCCACATTCTAACATTTAGACACACACCATCTCCCGAGCGCCGAGTTCCACTTTTAAATGCACATTTCCTTCAAGGTTTTAGGTTTAGTCACGGAGAAGCAAACGGAATCAATTTGCAAAGTGTTAGCATGTATGTACTGTGTAGCGCACGTTAGCTTCTTTCGGGAAATGCAGCTACAGTAGCACGCTAGTTCATTAGCGTCAAAGACTGGTTACCGTCACAGTTGTTTCATTAAGTTTATATTAACGGACATTCGCCAATACACGGTGCGAGGTCGTTTGAGATTGGCTAAATGCTAGTTAGCTTCAGCTTGACTTCATTTACCGACTCAAGCTAACATGTTAGCGTTAGCTTGCTCGCGCGGCAAACAGCAGCGTTTATTCAACCTTTTTGTGAGTCACGCCAACGACAAGCGttctaaacacacacacacacacacatatatattcaTTTACCCTCGTATTTCAAATACGTCATCATCCGATGCCATTAATGTTGAAAAACACTCACCTTGGATTTGACACTTGCAACCCAGCAAGCAAATGTGGAGGACTGCGCGCGTTGTATTGTGGGAAATTTTTGGTGGGTTGGACAGAAACATTCACCTGTGTAAATGATCGTCTTCCTGACAAAATGTGACTGCAGTAAGTTCCTAAATATATTACAGTAGGCCGAAACGTAATACTATACAATTAGTATCAAAATGAAAAGTTGATTATTTTTGGGagtttaataaatatataataatcagCTTGAGAgtggcatacttttttttttttttttgtgcccttCTGTTTCACAAATATTAGTGTACGTGGGAATGGGTAAATGAGAGGCATCAACTTTGTGCACTTTGTAGGTTGTCACTTGTGAAATTAGGGCTATTTAAGAATAGATCTGACACATTCAACATGGCGGCGTGCTGACGTTTCATAGTAACAGGCCATTCCACTCAAGGCAGGTCTATGCGGCATTTTGGGCAATGTAGTGCGCAAACCTACACGTTATTCCACATTAAATGACATATTACACCAAAGCATCCCACTAAAGAAATGTAGCAAGTTAAGCTTCAATagtccactagtctaaatttaagtagcaaaatccaaacgtttttatccatcatcTTAGGTGGcggctattttgccacttgaatgatctcacagttgctcagctaccaaccaatcacagttcagcttcatAAAACAGGAAAGCCATGATCATCATTACTTAAGACCCTgggcaaccgtgatgtcattttcagtcgacagtaagtcccaaaatggctgccccctgagatggataaaaacagatgtcttttactgcttaattcacattccacaaacgTACTATTAATTAACCAGAATATCATGTTTACACCAGTGGGACTGCATGGAACATATTCTTGACTTCCCCTTCCACATTTCCGTTTTATTGTTAGCTGAACCTGGTACTCTTCTTGATCAACAAGTCACACATTGAGAATGACAACTATCCACACGGACAGTCAGTCCTACTGTCATTTTAGAGTCTGCTGAgaaccatgcatgtttttgtactGTAGGAGGAAGCGGACTGCACTTGGAGAGAACCCATGCATGCGCGGTAAAAGAATATGGCATGCTAActccaaacaaaaatatttaaacacagATTTATCTGAGTGGCAGTAGCTGCAAATATTTAGTCACAGTGTAATACAACAAAGCATATCAAAACGATGAAAACAACGTCTtgtgaaaaaatgaaaagacaCACACCATCTGTAGGTACATTCAAAACTTTATTATGGAATACAGTGTAGAAAGCGTTTCCCCAGTCAATGCAAATGGCCTGCAGAATATTACACAGAACAAAAACCAATGCAATCAACAGAACAATTCCACTCCTCTACTACCCTCTGTCGTGCTTCTTGTGAGCACTTGCGTGACAGCATGCCAACAAATCTGTTGCCAAAGACAAATTCAATGACCATTCATAAGTTATTTAAATGTTTACCAGAGCGAGAGGtcacattttacttttaatgTGATAATGGGATGCAATAAGCTGATGGAAAGAGCTGTTGGATTTTGTTGACTGTTGCTTATCATTAGAATCAAATGAATGTTTGCACTTCAGAACTTCTCTCAGTCCCAGCTCCAGCACAATGATCAATATACAGACAGTAGAAAACTCGAATGTGCATGGATGGCATCGAGATGTGAGCAGCATGCCTGAAGAGAAACAAAGGCAAAGGAGAGaggcgggggagggggggggggggggcagccaATGGTGTAAAATCCATTATAAATACAGACTGCCTGCCAGCCTGGCTATCCATCCAGAACTGCAAGTCATTTCCTTTCTACATCACTCACATCTCCCCTCCTCCTCGTCAGCGCTCCACCTATCCTATCAGCAGAcagacaggggaaaaaaaaaaaaaaatcatattgctCAACCACAATTGGATACAATGCCAGCTAAAAGAGCAAAACACCggactaaaaatgacaaaacgCACACACGTAACGCTAACCCATCTTTTGCTAGAATCCTGCAAACCATCACCCACATAAGATACCTTGCTGGAAAAAAATCCAGAGTCAAACttcaaagaaaaaatgaaaaagggcTGGGCCCCTAACACCGGGATTTTATGACGATACAACATTGAAATAACTGGAAATAATATACAGATGAAGCCagctcctccttctccttcaggaaaactgaaaatgttgaacaaaaaatgaaacaaacacttaaaattcccccccaaaaaaatcacagaTCAGTTTTAAGTGTGTATCATATATCAAAGCAGAGCCCGTTGATCTAgacttatatatatttttcatcatGGTTTGAAGTCACGCAATCACGAGAGGATAcgaaatgtacaatcttgctaGCATAATCTATAAGTGAGAGACGTTCGAGAAAGCAGTgttaagatctttttttttttcatttttgtcatgcACTACATAGGAACGACTACAACTTCAGCGTTACTTCAGTACATCACAcacaagtttttaaaaaatgactttacatatttttttttttactctgttttcattcttttttgaaaaacaaaattgaaccCATAGagaaaacttaaaataaaaccaGCTCATTCAGAATACATAATTACTAGCATCATCATCAAGATTTTCACGATCAACTCTATATATTTCGCCTTAAGAGCCTCGTGTGACCAAACACAGCCCAGCTGTCATAAGAATGCACAAATAAAGGAAAGAGGGAGGATGAGTGAGTGggtgtgggggagggggggcaggGTGGGATGGTTATAATCATTGCGGTAATTATTCTCCAGTGTAGAGAGTAGAGTGCAGTAGTTGTGCAAGAAATGGCGACAAAAAGACTGGACCTCATTCCTGGTAAAATGCAGATTCACCTAagcatatattatatttaaaacaaaatattttttgtcctGATTAAAAATGGAGTACTTGAGGTCCATGGAGCCACGCAACTGTAGTCCTGCTGATCAGAGGCCAGATTTTCCTCTTCACACCTAaatttgctacaagctaaggaaaaaacaaaacaaacaaaaacaaaaaaacaccacaataTACTGGCCCTGGATcagtttagagcaggggtgtcaaacttatgttagctcaggggccgtatggcggaaaatatattaccaagtgggccgcatcggtaaaataacggtatataacttaaaaacaattaccgtcatttatacgcagatttttggaccagccctaaattacggcgcTCAACTATAATcatgttgttccgaaaaataacacaaatgcaaatggaacgcggcaacaatttgccggtatacgttctgGACGTTAAATCGACCCGTTtggcatatatatattgttcccagaatgcattgcgtggcgcagttaatgacataagaacgctaatccttgtcatatctatttgtgttaccagtaattgaatttgtgtcatatttaacacgtttgtctgtctatgattaaaaataatattaattaaacaaactgtaactttaagttgtgggtaaaataatgacatccaggacgattccccgtacaagtttcattgctcatctgaggactgcttgtgaaattacaaatgtatatattttgatcgtgtccgacattacaattcttgttttaactttacaaaatcatctcgcgggccggattaaacccctttgtgggcctgattcggcccgcgggccgtatgtttgacacccctggtttagagaGAACAGGCGTCTCCCATTAATGGTGAGTTTGCTTGCGCTGGGTGGGGCCAATCTCATACATCAGCAGGCCCAAAACGGAGCAACATTAAAATCTCTCAGTAAAAGACGTATCGCTCCAATAAAGTGAACCAAACGTGGTGCAAACTGGCTCGGCCACAATTTCCGCCCAGGCAGTAGTTACAAAAGCTCCGTATATTCCGTCACTGCTTGCTTCAGTACGCACTGCTGACGGCACTCTACTctgagaagggggggggggggggggggggggggaggtgcTTAAGGTGTGGAATGAAATGTcaccgtgtgtgcgtgtatgtgtgagtgtgcATGACATCCCCCTCAGTTCTGCATCTGTTCAAAGAACTTGTAGGTTGGGTTCTCGTAGCCATTCTGCTGCATTTTGGACAGGTGACGCTCCTCGGGGGTGACTGCGGCGTCCACCTGGAGCGGACCCAGAAGAGACGCTGGGTTACACGCGTGCACACGCGCAACATACATGCAGGCACCGGAACAGCTTGCCCATCATCGCCCGCCCCAACGCCGCTTCTGACCTCAATGACGCCGTGGTGGATGGAGGTGTACTGCTTCTTCCTGAGCATCACCAAGGTGATGACGATCACTGTCGCTATGACAACGCCGCCGACCATCAGGCCAATGATGGCACCCTTGTTGGAGCCAACATCTTCGGCAAAGAAGACCTGAGGGAGAGAAACTTGTCATGTTGCCACGTATGCTTTGCAAATTGCATCTTGACATGGCAGCcctcttatttttaatttgatatGAATGTCAAATGACAGAGATGATTGACACATCCATATGGGTGTCTATGGATACCCATCTCCATGGCAACAACGATTGGCATTTACCAGAACACAGTTGAAGGTGGGTGGGTGAGGGCGGGGCTTGCATGTGTCAGTGAACGCATCTTTTCATTTCTCATTTGCATGCACAAGCGCATGGGGCTGCCTTTTAAATGACATTGCAGACGAAGCAAGTTTGTTTACCAGTTTCTGGTGGTGAACTTCGTATTCAGTACTCTGTCtgtcccccttctccattcggAGTTCAGGAATAGCCTCCATCTTCATCCCAGTCACTGGCAACAGAAGGAGAAGTGGATGGTGACAGTCATACACTtgcatacatacagtacagtttattgcttattgtttaaaattggaTCCCCATTAGTTCTCACCATGGTGAAAACTATTCTGCCTGGGGTCCTTCACAgaaactataaataaaatattctttacaaaATTAGAATCGACAAAATCATAAAGTTGGTATATGAAGTCTGGAcgcccctgttcaaatgccagtttTTGGATATAAATCAATGAGATCAAGATAAATTACAAAACTCTTTTCGCCTATAACCTCTACAGCATAAttggaaaacaaactgaaatcttTAAAgggggcaaaataaataaactggttGTGTAAATATGCGGGGAGGAGTGGGATAAGTAGtgccaatttttatttaaagtgtCTTTTACGCAAGGGGGTTACAGGAATGCATCCAACTAATAAGATATGTTTCTATAGTTCATGATGTTGTGCACCGCTGGGAGCAATCACGTTGGTTCTTCAATAAACTGTTTGAGAAatacagcttaagaaaaaaaaaagtggttttgtGGCACAACTTGGCCCCAGTGCGGGGTAGGTTGTGCCATTAGTCATTATTTAGTGGGGTAAATTGTGCTATTGATAACTGAAgtaaaaatcaatcacaattCTTgttttcactcttttttttttttcctttctgtggATTTTGGCAAGGGAAAAAATAACTTCTGAAGAAACATAAGCCAAGTGAGAAGGTTTGTCACTTGGTGAGTGTTTGGGAGGGTAAGCATgagacaattttttatttttattttatttttttattatcccaatatttttttatggccaTCCTGCAGATTTTTATTTCACATTAAACGGGGTTGAAAGAATTTTCATTTCCACTGTACTTGATGAAAACAAGAATGACCGCATCATACTAACAGCATTAGTGCTATAGAGACCTCAAAGAAaagcagttattttttttttaagtttcaactGACTATGTGCCAATTTAAGTTGCGTATTAAACTGGACCCTTTTAATGTCATCATCAGTGTTTGGCAAATTTCAACATGAGACACATTTTCACGGAAATAAAAGTGAGTCCGCTGCCAATGCTCCCAATAAACAGAGGTGACAAATCCAGATCCACAAAGTAAGAAGCCTGCCactgtttggctttagccacaaggTGCTTCTCCCGGggagttagttttgttttacctgccggttgagtagaagcacctgtggttcAAAtaaaactgtggcagggtttttactttctctgCCAATACAACAGTGAGACATACGTTTCATGCAGACCCACCTGATCGTGTGGGGACACCTCGTTCAAGACTGGGACGGGAGTCCACAGGTTCAACTGGAGGGAGGAAGGCAACACTTCAGTGATGAAGGACACATTCTCATACAACTTGCACTCATTACTTCGACTGTCACAAATGACCAAATGTTTGGAGTAATCACCTTGGTTGTCAGTGTTAGGCTGGTTGAAGCTCTCGGGATGGATAAAGCCGACTCCTCCCAAGCCGAGTGTGTCCTCCTGAGTTAGCAGGTCAGTTTGGCCATCTCCCAGCTCCTGGTCGGGCATCAGAGCGTCATTACCGTAGCTCACTCTCACGTCTGTCTGCAGGTTGGCCAGCTGTTGGGCCATCTCAGCCTGTTCCCTCTGCAAAAGCTCTGATGACAGAAGAAATTGCAAGGGGATGGGTCAAAGATGAGACGGAGTCAGAATCTCCTGGATTATTATCCCATGGTTGATTTCATAAAACAAATAGAATGAAGAAATCGGGgatgcactattttttttagtgccgaTAAAAGTGCCAAAAATAACTGCATCTAACATAATGAACCACACAAAACGATTCGAATAATGTATCAAGATATGAGTTCAGCGGTGATCCACGGCTTTTGCTTCTAGCTAAGGTTTTGTGCATCTTACACAGTGCACTACAGACTGACACAATCTCAGAGACACAGATGGTTGTGTGACGCATGTAACTCCAAtaagcagggggggggggggggagaaaaaaaaagtaagggaTGGCAGGCAGATTTATCTTCCCAACAAACAATTTAATTTGAATGCGCTGAAGAACTGGGTCAAATAGCTGCAATGTTcttatcagttaaaaaaaaaagaaaaaaagaaaaagaataaaatgaatGGAATTTAGAGCTTTCAATCCCACTGTTACAAGTAATACAATCAGCAACACATCTCACAATGTTTGGAATTGGGCACGAAACAGACAACTAAATAATTCAGGTTGCTTTGTAAAAGCTTAAATGTCAGGATTTCAACAACTACCACTGAAACAATCAAGGACAGCGTGACGTGAAACGTACCAACTTGGTCCTGGATGTCATCAGCCACACCAGGGACCTTGTAGAGAAGTCCCAATGACTGGTTCATGCGCTCTTCAATGACACGCAGGTGGGTCAGCACCTACATACAGCATCACACACAAATTCtaagtgtttcccaacctttgcGCCAAGGCACCCAtttttacattacaaaaatgttgCAGCACCCCACCAAACGAAAATGTCACAAATGGTataaatactgaaataatgCTCATCAcatctcaatttactcacaattTCACTAACTCAGTGTCAAACGTTGGGGTTGTATGTGTGATACCTGAGGCCTGATTTGCGCCGCCTTCTTTGGGTCCACCATCCGGACGTGTTCAAAGTGCTTAAGGGTGTGTTGTCTGTCCTTTTGCTCAGCACGCACGTACTTCTTCAACAGGCTGAAGACATGACGAGGCTGCGACGGGCAGAACGCGGCTCAGGACAGCGTGATTGGAGACACATTGGATGAAACTAGAATTTATGAACTGTGAAATTGAGGCGGCTCAGTCGGTTACAAAGCTTTCCATTAGCGCTTTAGCTTTGTCATGGTCTCAGAAGAGAGAGCGAGAACAGCAACAGAGGACGATACACGCAGTAGACTCGGCCACTCAAAATATCTCATTTATAAATAAACACCACAAAATAACTATTTGAGACtgttaaaagaaacaaaacgtgACACGGGTCAGGAGAACAGAACGAAAACATCGAAATGTGACACTTCAAATAGTGGATTTGTGTGTGATTTCTGTATGTTGTGTACCCTGGGGGCATCCTGCTGCAGCGCACTCAGGTAGCTCTCCAGAGCCAGGCGGCGGCGGTCGTTGTGAAGCGCTTCCACTCGGGCCATGTGAGTCTCCACCAGCTGCTGCCGCTCACTGGCCGCTTCCTGCTCCAGTGTCTCCACCTTCTCTTGGAAACGCTAAATGCACAATCGAAACATTTCAAGTCATGATAAGAATCTCCTTAGCATGAAAAATGTTCTGAATATGCATACGTTACCTGGATGACTGCCTTCTTGTCTGCGCGCGGAAGATTCTTTGCTTCCCTCTCAGCCTCTTCCCACTCTCTCAT is a genomic window of Festucalex cinctus isolate MCC-2025b chromosome 2, RoL_Fcin_1.0, whole genome shotgun sequence containing:
- the atp5pf gene encoding ATP synthase peripheral stalk subunit F6, mitochondrial, producing MALHRFLQLSYMLRSAVSLTLRRNIGLSAVVLNRAKELDPVQKLFLDKIRDYNTKSKASGGIVDAGPAYQKNMSEEVSKLERLFGGGDLTKFPDFKFQDPKLDGVPK
- the appa gene encoding amyloid beta (A4) precursor protein a isoform X2, which gives rise to MGERVALWLLAVAASTLAGEVPTDGLTGLLAEPQVAMFCGKLNMHVNVQSGKWEPDPSGTKSCVGTKEGILQYCQEVYPELQITNVVEANQPVSIQNWCKKGRKQCRSHMHIVVPYRCLVGEFVSDALLVPDKCKFLHQERMDQCESHLHWHTVAKESCTDRTMNLHDYGMLLPCGIDRFRGVEFVCCPTEAERDADSAEQDGDDSDVWWGGAETDYSDNSMVRDPEPVEQQEETKQSVLEEAAAEEDEEEDVLDNDQDGDGEEDEEDEEEEEDIADTLDDDDDEPATHVAMTTTTTTTTTESVEEVVRVPTATPGSPDAVDHYLETPADENEHTHFQKAKESLEAKHRERMSQVMREWEEAEREAKNLPRADKKAVIQRFQEKVETLEQEAASERQQLVETHMARVEALHNDRRRLALESYLSALQQDAPRPRHVFSLLKKYVRAEQKDRQHTLKHFEHVRMVDPKKAAQIRPQVLTHLRVIEERMNQSLGLLYKVPGVADDIQDQVELLQREQAEMAQQLANLQTDVRVSYGNDALMPDQELGDGQTDLLTQEDTLGLGGVGFIHPESFNQPNTDNQVEPVDSRPSLERGVPTRSVTGMKMEAIPELRMEKGDRQSTEYEVHHQKLVFFAEDVGSNKGAIIGLMVGGVVIATVIVITLVMLRKKQYTSIHHGVIEVDAAVTPEERHLSKMQQNGYENPTYKFFEQMQN